In Sodalis ligni, a single genomic region encodes these proteins:
- the ispB gene encoding octaprenyl diphosphate synthase, protein MNPDQITVLTAQDMAKVNAIILEQLNSEVVLINQLGHYIISGGGKRIRPMIAVLAARALNYTGDKHITVAALIEFIHTATLLHDDVVDESDMRRGKATANAAFGNAASVLVGDFIYTRAFQMMTGLESLRVLALMAEAVNVIAEGEVLQLMNCNDPDITVESYMRVIYSKTARLFEAAAHASAILAGATPEQEAALRDYGRYLGTAFQLIDDLLDYGSDGKTLGKNTGDDLNEGKPTLPLLHAMHHGNAEQAAVIREAIEQGNGRHLLESVLETMHQCGSLEYTRQCAEAEADKAISCLGCLEPTPFRQALESLAHSAVQRQF, encoded by the coding sequence ATGAACCCTGATCAAATCACAGTACTCACCGCGCAGGATATGGCGAAGGTCAATGCGATAATCCTGGAGCAACTGAATTCCGAAGTCGTGCTTATCAACCAGCTCGGCCATTATATCATCAGCGGCGGCGGTAAACGCATCCGTCCGATGATTGCCGTGCTGGCGGCGCGCGCCCTGAATTATACCGGTGATAAGCATATTACCGTGGCGGCGTTGATAGAATTCATTCATACCGCCACCCTGCTCCATGACGATGTAGTGGACGAATCCGATATGCGCCGGGGCAAAGCCACGGCGAACGCGGCTTTCGGCAACGCGGCCAGCGTCCTGGTGGGGGATTTCATTTATACCCGCGCGTTCCAGATGATGACCGGTCTTGAATCGCTGCGGGTTCTGGCGCTGATGGCCGAGGCGGTTAATGTAATCGCCGAGGGCGAGGTGCTGCAGTTGATGAACTGCAACGATCCGGATATTACTGTCGAGAGCTATATGCGGGTGATTTACAGCAAAACCGCCCGGCTGTTCGAGGCGGCGGCGCACGCATCCGCCATACTGGCCGGCGCCACGCCGGAGCAGGAAGCCGCCCTGCGGGACTACGGGCGGTATCTGGGCACCGCATTCCAGCTTATCGACGATCTGCTGGATTACGGTTCGGACGGCAAGACCCTGGGTAAAAACACCGGCGACGACCTTAACGAAGGCAAGCCCACCCTGCCGCTGCTGCACGCCATGCATCATGGCAACGCGGAACAGGCGGCCGTGATACGGGAAGCCATCGAGCAGGGGAACGGTCGGCATTTATTGGAATCGGTACTGGAAACCATGCATCAATGCGGTTCGCTGGAATATACCCGCCAGTGCGCCGAAGCGGAAGCGGACAAGGCCATTTCCTGTCTCGGCTGTCTTGAACCTACGCCGTTCCGGCAGGCACTGGAAAGTTTGGCGCACTCGGCGGTACAACGACAGTTTTAG
- a CDS encoding DNA-binding protein produces the protein MKNAWFSTKELLGVAGLPKTRQGFDGRARRENWRGRPRSGGQGRGLEFSLESLPAKVQRALTQREMQEQSAPDYRAGVAPSPSEADPLAAWMAIYRQFLPEERDNVISLVMREGIEKFMTRLGIAPRR, from the coding sequence ATGAAAAATGCCTGGTTTAGTACCAAAGAGCTTTTGGGCGTGGCGGGACTTCCCAAAACCCGGCAGGGGTTTGACGGGCGAGCCCGCCGTGAAAATTGGCGCGGACGCCCGCGCAGCGGCGGGCAGGGACGCGGGCTGGAATTTTCATTGGAAAGTTTACCCGCGAAGGTCCAGCGGGCGCTGACGCAGCGCGAAATGCAAGAGCAGTCCGCCCCGGATTACCGTGCCGGCGTGGCGCCTTCGCCTTCGGAAGCGGATCCCCTGGCGGCCTGGATGGCCATATACAGGCAATTCCTGCCGGAAGAACGGGACAATGTCATCAGCCTGGTGATGCGGGAAGGGATTGAGAAATTCATGACGCGCCTGGGGATTGCGCCCAGGCGATGA
- a CDS encoding helix-turn-helix domain-containing protein, which produces MTEWNEDWHPADIIAALRKRGTTLAAVSRAAGLSSSTLANALTRPWPKGEWLIADRLAIHPAKIWPSRYIDPRTKQLIDRKSLIRSR; this is translated from the coding sequence ATGACTGAATGGAATGAAGACTGGCACCCTGCGGATATCATCGCAGCGCTGCGTAAACGCGGCACCACCCTTGCGGCTGTTTCACGGGCCGCGGGACTGAGTTCGTCCACCTTGGCAAACGCCTTGACAAGGCCCTGGCCCAAAGGCGAGTGGCTGATAGCCGATCGTTTGGCGATTCATCCGGCTAAGATATGGCCCAGCCGCTATATCGACCCCAGGACGAAACAGCTGATCGACAGAAAGAGCCTGATACGCTCGCGCTGA
- a CDS encoding DNA-binding protein, producing MATKKEWVATHELIGVGGLPKTRQGLNRRAREEGWQKRRREGARGKAVEYSWYSLPDTVKKTLTLRASSADYTLSTQEPCSTWRQIYRQLSDAERDFVVGFVLREGVLNLLKRLEYPNESPSELHRDEG from the coding sequence ATGGCAACAAAAAAGGAATGGGTCGCCACCCACGAGTTAATCGGCGTCGGTGGGTTACCTAAAACCCGCCAAGGGTTGAATCGGCGCGCCAGGGAAGAAGGCTGGCAAAAAAGGCGGCGCGAAGGGGCGAGGGGAAAAGCTGTCGAGTATTCCTGGTATAGCCTTCCGGACACGGTAAAAAAGACGCTGACGCTGCGCGCCAGCTCAGCCGATTATACCTTGTCGACGCAAGAACCCTGTTCCACCTGGCGTCAAATCTATCGGCAGCTTTCCGATGCCGAACGTGATTTTGTCGTGGGGTTTGTCCTGCGCGAAGGGGTTCTTAATCTCCTTAAACGGTTGGAATATCCCAATGAGTCCCCTTCGGAACTGCATCGGGATGAGGGATAG
- the mdh gene encoding malate dehydrogenase produces the protein MKVAVLGAAGGIGQALALLLKTQLPSGSELSLYDIAPVTPGVAVDLSHIPTPVKIKGFSGEDATPALEGADIVLISAGVARKPGMDRSDLFNVNAGIVRNLISQVAKACPAALIGIITNPVNTTVPIAAETLKKAGVYDKRKLFGISTLDIIRSNTFVAELKGLSPKDVEVRVIGGHSGVTILPLLSQLEGISFSDQEVADLTKRIQNAGTEVVEAKAGGGSATLSMGQAAARFGLSLVRALQGEKDVVECAYVEGDGEHTRFFAQPLLLGKQGLSEILPIGPLSAFEQQVLENMQDVLKKDIELGVKFVNQ, from the coding sequence ATGAAAGTCGCAGTTCTCGGTGCAGCGGGCGGCATAGGCCAAGCGCTAGCCCTGTTGCTTAAAACTCAGCTTCCCTCAGGTTCCGAACTCTCTCTGTATGATATTGCCCCGGTGACTCCCGGTGTGGCGGTTGATCTCAGCCATATCCCGACCCCGGTGAAAATCAAGGGGTTCAGCGGCGAAGATGCGACGCCGGCGCTGGAAGGCGCCGATATCGTATTGATCTCCGCGGGGGTTGCCCGTAAGCCCGGTATGGATCGTTCGGATCTTTTTAACGTCAACGCCGGTATCGTACGCAATCTTATCAGCCAGGTGGCAAAGGCCTGTCCGGCTGCCCTGATAGGCATTATCACCAATCCGGTCAATACCACGGTGCCCATTGCCGCAGAGACGCTGAAAAAAGCCGGCGTCTATGATAAACGCAAGTTATTCGGCATCTCCACCCTCGATATTATCCGTTCCAATACTTTTGTCGCCGAGCTCAAAGGATTGTCGCCGAAAGATGTTGAAGTGCGTGTTATCGGCGGCCATTCCGGTGTGACCATTCTGCCTTTGCTTTCCCAGCTAGAAGGAATCTCATTTAGCGATCAGGAAGTTGCCGATTTAACCAAGCGTATCCAGAATGCCGGTACCGAAGTGGTAGAGGCCAAAGCCGGCGGCGGATCGGCCACGCTCTCCATGGGACAGGCCGCGGCTCGCTTCGGCTTATCTCTGGTACGGGCGCTGCAGGGTGAAAAGGATGTGGTGGAATGCGCTTATGTCGAGGGCGATGGCGAGCATACGCGTTTCTTTGCCCAGCCGCTGCTGTTGGGCAAACAGGGTTTGTCGGAAATACTGCCCATTGGCCCCCTGAGCGCTTTCGAACAGCAGGTCCTGGAAAACATGCAGGATGTCCTGAAAAAAGATATTGAATTAGGCGTGAAATTCGTCAATCAATAA
- the argR gene encoding transcriptional regulator ArgR, with protein MRNHLKQEELVKAFKALLKEEKFSSQGEIVLALQNDGFENINQSKVSRMLTKFGAVRTRNAKMEMVYCLPAELGVPTTTSPLKNLVLDVDHNDAVVVIHTSPGAAQLIARLLDSLGKSEGILGTIAGDDTIFTTPARGFSVKQLYEAILVLFEQEL; from the coding sequence ATGCGCAATCACTTAAAACAAGAAGAATTGGTTAAAGCTTTTAAAGCATTACTGAAAGAAGAAAAATTCAGCTCGCAGGGCGAGATTGTCCTGGCGCTTCAAAACGATGGGTTTGAGAATATCAACCAGTCCAAGGTTTCGCGTATGCTGACGAAATTCGGTGCCGTGCGCACCCGCAACGCGAAAATGGAAATGGTGTATTGCCTGCCAGCGGAACTGGGGGTACCCACCACCACCAGCCCATTGAAAAACCTGGTTCTTGATGTGGATCACAACGATGCGGTGGTGGTTATCCATACCAGCCCCGGCGCGGCGCAGCTGATTGCCCGCCTGCTGGACTCCTTGGGGAAATCCGAGGGCATCCTGGGAACCATCGCCGGCGACGATACCATTTTCACCACCCCCGCCCGTGGATTCAGCGTCAAGCAGCTCTATGAAGCCATCCTGGTCCTGTTCGAACAGGAGCTCTAA
- the yhcN gene encoding peroxide/acid stress response protein YhcN, whose protein sequence is MKMKTAASLMTVISALSFGAFAADSISLEQAQGLQPMGTVTTSGIDASPSDIHQALNDAADAKGAKAYRIIEAREGDNWHATAELYK, encoded by the coding sequence ATGAAAATGAAAACTGCTGCTTCCCTGATGACGGTGATATCCGCCCTGTCCTTCGGCGCGTTCGCCGCGGATTCCATATCGCTGGAACAGGCTCAGGGATTACAACCCATGGGTACCGTGACCACCAGCGGGATTGATGCCTCCCCGTCCGATATCCATCAGGCGCTGAATGATGCCGCCGATGCCAAGGGCGCAAAAGCCTATCGAATCATCGAGGCTCGCGAGGGCGATAACTGGCACGCCACCGCCGAGCTGTACAAGTAA
- the mpl gene encoding UDP-N-acetylmuramate:L-alanyl-gamma-D-glutamyl-meso-diaminopimelate ligase, producing MRIHILGICGTFMGGVAMLARSLGHEVTGSDDNVYPPMSTLLQEQGIQLIKGYDPSQLEPEPELVIIGNAMSRGNPCVEAVLERGIRYVSGPQWLHDRVLQQRWVIAVAGTHGKTTTAGMITWILEVCGYQPGFVIGGVPGNFTVSARLGNSPFFVVEADEYDCAFFDKRSKFLHYCPRTLLLNNLEFDHADIFDDLKAIQKQFHHLVRLVPGKGKIILPDNDPHLKQVMAMGCWSEQEFIGEDNSWRAKKVAPDASVFQVLLQGDVVGEVHWDLVGEHNMHNALMAIAAARHVGVQPADACRALTTFINARRRLELKGTANGVKLYDDFAHHPTAILATLAALRSKVGGTARILAVLEPRSNTMKMGLNKNELAPSLGRADEVFLFQPQHIPWQVSEVAEACVQPAHWSADVDTLVDMIVKISQPGDYILVMSNGGFGGIHEKLLAQLNIKAGLAAV from the coding sequence ATGCGCATACATATTCTCGGTATCTGCGGCACGTTTATGGGCGGGGTAGCCATGCTAGCCCGTTCCCTGGGACATGAGGTGACCGGGTCTGATGATAATGTCTATCCTCCCATGAGCACCCTGCTGCAAGAGCAAGGCATTCAGCTTATCAAGGGCTATGATCCGTCTCAGTTGGAGCCGGAGCCGGAGCTGGTCATCATCGGTAATGCCATGAGCCGCGGCAACCCCTGCGTGGAAGCTGTGCTGGAACGGGGCATTCGCTATGTTTCCGGTCCCCAGTGGCTGCACGATCGGGTCCTGCAGCAGCGCTGGGTGATAGCCGTCGCCGGTACGCACGGCAAGACCACCACCGCCGGGATGATTACCTGGATTCTCGAGGTGTGCGGCTACCAGCCGGGGTTCGTCATCGGCGGCGTGCCGGGCAACTTCACCGTTTCCGCCCGTTTGGGCAACAGTCCGTTTTTTGTGGTGGAAGCGGATGAATATGACTGCGCGTTTTTCGACAAGCGTTCCAAATTCCTTCACTACTGTCCGCGCACGCTGCTGCTCAATAACCTCGAGTTCGATCATGCGGATATTTTTGACGACCTGAAAGCCATCCAGAAGCAATTCCATCACCTGGTGCGGCTGGTGCCGGGCAAGGGCAAAATCATCCTGCCGGATAACGATCCGCATCTGAAACAGGTCATGGCCATGGGATGCTGGAGCGAGCAGGAATTCATCGGTGAAGACAACAGCTGGCGCGCCAAAAAAGTCGCGCCGGACGCCAGCGTATTCCAGGTGCTGTTGCAGGGCGACGTGGTAGGGGAGGTCCATTGGGATCTGGTGGGGGAACATAACATGCACAATGCGCTGATGGCGATTGCCGCCGCCAGGCACGTGGGCGTGCAGCCGGCTGACGCATGCCGGGCCCTGACCACCTTTATCAACGCCCGGCGCCGTCTGGAGCTGAAGGGCACCGCCAACGGGGTGAAACTTTATGACGATTTTGCCCATCATCCCACCGCTATATTGGCGACCCTGGCGGCGCTGCGCAGCAAGGTAGGCGGCACGGCACGCATCCTGGCGGTGCTTGAGCCCCGCTCCAACACCATGAAAATGGGGCTGAACAAGAATGAGCTGGCGCCTTCCCTGGGCAGGGCCGATGAAGTCTTTTTATTCCAGCCGCAGCATATTCCCTGGCAGGTAAGCGAGGTCGCGGAAGCCTGTGTTCAGCCGGCGCACTGGAGCGCTGACGTGGATACCCTCGTGGATATGATTGTGAAAATCTCCCAGCCCGGTGATTACATCCTGGTGATGAGCAACGGCGGCTTCGGCGGAATCCATGAAAAGCTGCTGGCGCAGCTGAATATCAAAGCCGGCCTGGCGGCGGTATAA
- the fbp gene encoding class 1 fructose-bisphosphatase, whose product MKTLGEFIVEKQHEFPHATGELTALLSAIKLGAKIIHRDINTAGLVDILGTSGVSNVQGEVQMKLDLFANEKLKAALKARGQVAGIASEEEDEIVIFDGGRSSSGKYVVLMDPLDGSSNIDVNVSVGTIFSIYRRISPIGTPITEADFLQPGNKQVAAGYVVYGSSTMLVYTTGCGVHAFTYDPSIGVFCLSHESVRFPATGNMYSINEGNYIKFPNGVKKYIKYCQEMDPATHRPYTSRYIGSLVSDFHRNLLKGGIYLYPSTATYPEGKLRLLYECNPMAFLAEQAGGKASDGKNRILDITPEKLHQRAPFFVGTESMVNDAERFMRDFPDE is encoded by the coding sequence ATGAAAACGTTAGGCGAATTTATTGTTGAGAAGCAGCACGAGTTTCCCCATGCCACCGGTGAACTCACCGCGCTGCTTTCCGCTATAAAATTGGGTGCCAAAATCATTCACCGCGATATCAATACCGCGGGGTTGGTGGACATTTTGGGCACCAGCGGCGTATCCAATGTCCAGGGCGAAGTTCAAATGAAACTCGACCTGTTCGCCAATGAAAAGCTGAAAGCTGCGTTGAAAGCCAGGGGACAGGTGGCAGGCATCGCTTCCGAAGAGGAAGACGAAATCGTGATTTTCGACGGCGGACGTTCATCCAGCGGCAAATATGTGGTGCTGATGGATCCGCTGGATGGTTCTTCCAACATTGACGTCAACGTGTCGGTGGGCACCATTTTTTCAATTTATCGCCGGATTTCCCCCATCGGCACGCCCATTACCGAAGCGGACTTCCTGCAGCCCGGCAATAAACAGGTGGCGGCGGGTTATGTGGTGTACGGCTCTTCAACCATGCTGGTCTACACCACCGGCTGCGGCGTACACGCCTTTACCTATGATCCTTCCATCGGGGTGTTTTGCCTTTCCCATGAAAGCGTGCGTTTCCCGGCTACCGGCAATATGTATTCCATAAACGAAGGAAATTACATCAAGTTTCCCAACGGCGTTAAAAAATACATCAAATATTGCCAGGAAATGGATCCCGCGACGCATCGCCCCTACACATCGCGCTATATCGGCTCCCTGGTGTCGGACTTCCATCGCAACCTGCTTAAGGGCGGCATTTATCTGTACCCCAGCACCGCAACCTATCCCGAGGGTAAGCTGCGTTTGCTGTACGAATGCAATCCGATGGCCTTTTTGGCCGAGCAGGCGGGCGGCAAAGCCAGCGATGGCAAGAACCGCATTTTAGACATCACTCCGGAAAAACTGCACCAGCGCGCGCCCTTTTTCGTCGGTACCGAATCCATGGTCAACGACGCCGAACGCTTTATGCGCGATTTCCCCGACGAATAG
- a CDS encoding methyl-accepting chemotaxis protein, whose amino-acid sequence MFKNITVKVGLLAWLSLMTIILFIVSGISIHTIRQGSISLQAINQIQGEELGYLSRAYNASLRSRTEASLAVRQYETGAINEGQASTAKAAELAKEADSSMAQFLAAGTVTTEGADRAQQMNVIYQRYNEQGIKPVLAALHNVNTDAYYQLLETTLTPLSADMDNQLDSFQHFALETGQEIQQKAADSARLQLVLVIAACVLALVLSFLAWLAVRRFILRPLDVAIVHMENIAAGDLYHPIPPARNNELGRLNRALQLMQDALAGAVSEVRQAGSQIDIGTRELSAGNTDLSQRTEASAAALEQTAASMEQLTQTVKLNAEHARQAHELAKEVSDIADKGSEVVCYMIEKMQAISSSSHRIADILGVIDGIAFQTNILALNAAVEAARAGEQGRGFAVVAGEVRTLAHRSAEAAKEIKGLIQESQGRVTEGADMAHTAGETMDEISEEVMRVTRLMKEISNATDEQSRGIEQVSLAVSQMDAVAQQNASLVEQSSEATRSLQSQSKHLTESMSLFHLEEAADEEMEELVEVEA is encoded by the coding sequence ATGTTCAAGAATATAACCGTCAAGGTGGGACTACTCGCCTGGCTGAGTTTAATGACCATTATTTTGTTTATCGTCAGCGGTATCAGCATCCACACCATCCGGCAAGGCTCAATTTCCCTGCAAGCCATCAACCAGATACAAGGCGAAGAGCTCGGCTACCTCAGCCGCGCCTATAACGCATCGCTGCGGTCCCGTACCGAAGCCTCCCTGGCGGTCAGGCAGTATGAAACCGGTGCGATTAACGAAGGACAGGCCTCCACCGCCAAGGCCGCCGAATTGGCCAAGGAAGCCGACAGCTCCATGGCGCAGTTCCTGGCCGCGGGTACGGTGACTACCGAAGGGGCCGACCGCGCGCAGCAAATGAACGTGATTTACCAGCGTTATAACGAACAGGGCATAAAACCGGTTCTCGCCGCGCTGCATAATGTGAATACCGACGCTTATTATCAATTATTGGAAACCACCCTGACGCCGCTGAGCGCCGACATGGATAACCAGCTCGACAGTTTTCAGCACTTTGCCTTGGAAACCGGCCAGGAAATCCAGCAGAAGGCGGCCGACAGCGCCCGTTTACAGCTGGTGCTGGTGATCGCGGCCTGTGTCCTGGCCCTGGTGCTGTCATTCCTGGCCTGGCTGGCGGTACGGCGGTTTATATTGCGCCCGCTGGATGTGGCCATCGTCCATATGGAAAATATTGCCGCCGGTGATTTGTATCACCCCATACCCCCGGCGCGCAACAATGAGCTGGGGCGGCTGAACCGGGCGCTGCAGCTGATGCAAGACGCCTTGGCGGGAGCGGTGAGCGAAGTACGGCAGGCCGGCTCGCAAATAGATATCGGCACCCGTGAACTTTCGGCGGGCAACACCGATCTGTCCCAGCGTACCGAGGCATCCGCCGCCGCGCTGGAGCAGACCGCTGCCAGCATGGAACAGCTTACCCAAACGGTAAAACTCAACGCCGAACACGCCCGGCAGGCCCATGAACTGGCGAAAGAAGTGTCTGATATTGCTGACAAAGGCAGCGAAGTGGTGTGCTATATGATTGAGAAGATGCAGGCCATTTCCTCCAGCTCCCACCGCATTGCCGATATTTTGGGCGTGATTGACGGCATCGCCTTTCAAACCAATATCCTGGCGCTGAATGCGGCGGTGGAAGCGGCCCGCGCCGGCGAGCAGGGACGGGGATTCGCCGTGGTGGCCGGAGAAGTGCGTACTCTGGCCCATCGCAGCGCCGAGGCGGCCAAAGAGATCAAGGGATTGATACAGGAATCCCAGGGGCGGGTAACCGAGGGCGCCGATATGGCCCATACCGCCGGCGAAACCATGGACGAAATTTCCGAAGAAGTGATGCGGGTGACCCGCCTGATGAAGGAAATCTCCAATGCCACGGATGAGCAAAGCCGCGGCATTGAGCAGGTCAGCCTGGCGGTATCGCAAATGGACGCCGTGGCGCAGCAAAATGCGTCGCTGGTAGAGCAATCCAGCGAAGCGACCCGTTCGCTACAGTCGCAATCGAAGCATCTCACCGAGAGTATGTCCCTTTTCCATCTGGAAGAAGCGGCCGACGAGGAAATGGAAGAGCTGGTGGAAGTGGAGGCTTGA
- the ppa gene encoding inorganic diphosphatase, with protein sequence MSLNLVPAGKDLPEDIYVVIEIPANSSPIKYEVDKETGALFVDRFMSTAMFYPCNYGYINHTLSLDGDPVDVLVPTPYPLQPGSVIRCRPVGVLKMTDESGEDAKVVAVPHTKLSKEYDHIKDVEDLSALLRAQITHFFEHYKDLEKGKWVKVAGWENAEAAKAEIIASFERAKK encoded by the coding sequence ATGAGCTTGAATCTGGTACCGGCAGGAAAAGATCTTCCCGAGGATATTTATGTGGTGATCGAAATCCCGGCTAACTCTTCTCCCATCAAGTATGAAGTCGATAAGGAAACCGGTGCGCTGTTTGTCGATCGTTTCATGTCCACCGCCATGTTCTATCCCTGTAATTACGGCTATATCAACCACACGCTGTCCCTCGACGGGGATCCGGTTGACGTACTGGTGCCCACGCCCTATCCGCTGCAGCCGGGCTCGGTAATCCGCTGCCGTCCGGTGGGCGTGCTGAAAATGACCGATGAATCCGGAGAGGACGCCAAAGTGGTTGCGGTGCCCCACACCAAGCTGTCAAAGGAGTATGACCATATCAAGGACGTAGAGGATCTCTCTGCGCTGCTGCGGGCGCAGATCACCCATTTCTTTGAACATTATAAAGATTTGGAAAAAGGCAAATGGGTCAAAGTGGCGGGCTGGGAAAATGCCGAAGCCGCCAAAGCAGAAATCATCGCCTCTTTCGAACGCGCCAAGAAATAA
- a CDS encoding gamma-glutamylcyclotransferase family protein, with amino-acid sequence MRIIVYGSLRRNQGNSHWMTNGQWLGDHVISGYELYDLGHYPAVIPGVGTVYCEVYRIDSSTLAELDALRTKSGEYKRALINTPYGGAWMYVYQRPVAGLRQLKGGDWLKRADEP; translated from the coding sequence ATGCGAATAATTGTTTACGGTAGTCTGCGGCGCAATCAGGGCAATAGCCATTGGATGACAAACGGCCAGTGGCTAGGCGATCATGTCATATCGGGTTATGAATTATACGATCTTGGCCATTATCCGGCGGTTATCCCCGGCGTTGGGACGGTTTATTGTGAAGTCTATCGCATTGATTCTTCTACATTGGCCGAGCTGGACGCCCTGCGTACCAAAAGCGGTGAATATAAGCGGGCGTTGATCAATACCCCCTACGGCGGCGCCTGGATGTATGTGTATCAGCGTCCGGTGGCGGGGTTGCGTCAGTTGAAGGGCGGTGACTGGCTGAAACGCGCCGACGAGCCTTAA